GAGCAGCAAGAAAACATGGCCATATCACTACGAAACTTGTACTCCACGGTCTCGACGAAGTTGCAAGAATATCAGACGCAGTACACTAGTCTTAGAATGGACCTgttggaactgttcaagaattCGAACAATGCAGCTACAGAACCTGCCACATCGCGTAATGGCAGTAGATCAGGTATCACTTCATCGGCACACATTACTTCTGCATCACAGTCACCGACCAGAACCGCGAGACCACCAAACGTTAATACACACTCTGCACAGCAGGCCCAATTCCCGCCGCATAGCCAGCTGTCGCACTCGCATTCCCACACGGGGCATATCGCAAACAGCGCAATGAGCTCTCAGGGAGGTGGTCCACCACGGAAGGATAGTGCCGCCTTGGCTCATACTGGTGGTACGGCTGGAATCACAAGCGAGCCCTTAAAGCAGCTGCGGGCGTCTAAGGAAGATTCGTGTGAGCGGATTCTGAAGAACGCGATGAAACGACACAATTTGAACGACCATGATTGGAGACAGTACGTCCTTGTGCTTGGATACGGTGATCAAGAGCGCATCATCGAAATGCATGAGAAACCCGTCGTGATGTTCAAGAACCTGAAGCAGCAGGGGCTGCATCCGGCAATCATGCtgcgaagaagaggagacTTCGAGGAGATGGCTTCCGGGAACAGTAGTAATGGAAGTAACAACAATACACCCGGTGGGAGATTGTGACACGCAAGCAGAGAGTGTGccagagagagagagagagagagagagagagagagagagagagagagagtgtgtgtgtgtgtctaTATGGACATTATCGAGTAGATATTATTATACAAGTTCTTATAGTGAGTTTTTGTAAGGgttgaacttcttcttcgccttcATGACCTTTATCCTTTCCTGATCATCCTTGAATTTGTTCAGCAATTGGTtgatttcttgtttcttcctttcTCTTACTTGGAACCTGTAGAAATCTTGCTTTGCTTTCTTGTCGACCATTGTCAGGGCCCTGATTTTATTCTCATGCTTGGACAAAGGAttgctgttcaaaatcttcttcCTGATCGAGTTCAAGTTCTTTGTGTTCTTACCAACGACTAGTGTAAACCCATCTTCGTCGACAATGGACGTCTGCGCGTTCTCCTGTGCCTCTTGTTCACGAGCCTCAAACAGCGCCAAGTGGGAGTACACTTcttccttcaagtactccaaATTGATTGGTTTGTAAAAGTTTAGAAATGTGTCCACAGAGGGCGAGTTGTattcccaatttatcctctcttgttctttcttcacGTTGGaatacttcttcaaagcgttGAAGCAGTTGTTGACACTAGACTGGTCGACAAACTTCAGCAGCGCCGTGTTCCTGGGCGTGAACCGTTTTTCGTCCAGGTTCCCAGTGCTCAGCAAGTCAGACGTGAGCGCGGACAAATCCACTTCGTTAAGCCCAAACTCGTCGTTGTACAGTAAATCCTCAATATGCGACACCGTGTCGTACTTCGAGCATATACTTCCCATAACACGCTTCAAAGAATCAACGCTCGTCAGCAATGGTATATTGACCAAGAACAGGCAGTTCAACTCGCTGGCCACCTTCGATTCATGCTTCTTAATGAACATGTAGTGGAAGGCCTCCGAGTCCAGTTTCCCGTGCGGTGGCAGCCTGAACGGCACCACCAGAAACCCGTTTTTCATCGAGCTGACACTCATAACGCACAGACCTCTGGGACTCACACTCGCACAACAAACGACGAGGTACCGATGCACACACGCTACAGAGAGAGGAATTTTGTTCTTAATACACGAAGGTTAtcaaattttccagtttgCTCAAAAACATAGAAGGTCACGTGGACGGTTGCCATGGAACACACAAGGTGCGTAGTGGTTTATTCACAGGATGGGGGGTTGCTTTTGAGTCAGCTCTTGGTCGGGCCGGCATCTTCATCTGCTTTGGTAGTTTTCAGCACTCTTTCGCTCTCCTTCATGAGCTCGTACAGCTGGACCACCTGGTCCGACGACATTTTCTCCAATTGCTGCTGCGACATGGTGCCCTCTTGCCATTTACCGTTGGTGATCATGTGCAGGTAGTCCTGCCAACTGGTCAAGAACCCGACAATATGCAGCGGATTATCTATGTTTTGGTGCAAATGGAACTCGCTCTTCACGTACGTATCCCCAACCGATCTTTGCACTTCGGGCAAGTAGCGTCTGTGGGCCCTTAACAACCTTCTGTACAGGAGCAAGGGTGGCAGCAGCGTCTCGCCGTGGGACGCAAGCCCTCTCTTGAATGTTTCCAATCCAGTACGTTTCAACATAAAACCTTCAGCGCTTCTACTGTGCTCGAGCTATGTTTATGTATCTCATAGATCTGTTTTATCAGGTTGTCTTTGCTtttctatatatataaattaTAGTCGTCACGTTTCCTCATACTTAAGCTGGTATGGCTACTTGCTCGAGGCTTCAAGCGGGCGACTCATTGGAACCCCTCTGGCAGTAGGCCCAACTTACTCATTCTGATCTTGACGGCGTTTCTGTGCCCGTCGAGGCCCTCCACTTTGGCAACGCACATAACGGCCTTACCGATGTTCTCCAGACCTTGCGGCGTAACGTTCTGCGAGGTGATGAACTTCTGGAAGGTCGATGTGTTGCAGCCACTGTACTGTCTTGCGTAGCCGTATGTTGGCAGCGTGTGGTTGGTCCCGCTCGAGTAGTCACCGCACGACTCCGGGGTATACGAACCGACGAAAACGGATCCAGCGTTGTCCACCAAGCCGACGTACTTGTCTGGGTTCTGGATCTGTAAGATCAAATGTTCTGGTGCGTATTGGTTCGACATGTCGAAGGCCTCCTCGTAGGAGTCGCACTTGATTATGGTGCTGTGGGAGATACATTTACGCACAATTTCCACTCTTGGTAGTGCCAACGCTTGTTCGTGAACCGCTCTCTGGATCTCGTCTATCTTTGCATCACTCAAGTTGACACCAACAAGAATGACTTGGGAGTCGACACCGTGTTCAGCTTGAGACAACAGGTCCGAGGCGACAAAATCAGCATCCGCATCCTCGTctgcaacaacaaggacTTCGCTGGGCCCCGCTGGCATGTCGATGGAACATAGAGCCTGTGTGTCGTTTTGAACGTACATCTTTGCAGCGGTGACAAACTGGTTACCAGGGCCCAAGATCTTATCCACTTTGGGGACAGATTCCGTGCCGTAGGCCATCGCGGCTACTGCTTGAGCGCCACCGGCGAGGACGATCTTCGAAGCGCCAACTTTTTGGGCAACGTACACGACCTCTGGGGAGACCTTCCCATCAGATTTCCTTGGAGGAGTCGCAAAGACGATTTCCTTACATTCTGCCACTTGTGCTGGGACACCCAACATCAGAGCGGTACTTGGCAAAACAGCAGTACCACCTGGGATGTAAAGGCCAACTTTCTCGATCGGTCTTGGGAATCTGGAACAGGTGACACCGGGTTGTGTCTCGACGACAAGGGGCTCCGTCTGTAATTGAGCAGCGTGGAATTTACGAACGTTCTCAATGGACAGGTCCAGTGCCTCCATCATTTCTTCACTCAAATCTTGATAACTCTCCGGTGGGAATGGTGCATTCATCACTGGGGTGGATAACCGAACGCCATCGAATTTCTCAGTGTATTCGATCAAAGCTTTGTCACCTTTGCTCTTTATGTTGTCAATAATAGGATTGACCAAGTGCATAATTTCTGTAGTTTTTTGGATCGGTCTTGTTACAGCCTCTTGCACGGCAGCAACGTCCGAGCCCTGGATAACTTTCAGGTGAATCGGAGCGGAAGAGTCGTCCGTTTTGGTCTCTGGTTTACTTGGCAGAAATTTAGGTTTCGCGTCACCTTTCCTCCTGGTGactttcaagttctttAGGTTCAAGTTGTTCTCAACTTCGCTTAACGAGACACCGTTGGCAACCAGCTTGGTCAGGGCGAAATAAAACAAGTCGGCTGCCTCCCATGCGAGATTCTCCCTCGAATCGGATTCTGTGAGTTCCTCTGCCTCCTCCTTGATCTTGGCGTTCAAAAGCTCTTCATCGTTGAACAGTCTTCTCGTGTAGGACCCCTCAACTGCATTGATCTTCCTGTCAGCAAGCAGAGCCTCGAGCTCGTAGAGACCGTGCTTGGACTTGCCGAAGCACGATTGGGTACCCAAGTGGCAGAACCCGTCGCCAGCCTGCTGGACCACgaacttcaaagcgtcGCCATCGCAGTCAATTTCAATAGAGAGCAGCTGCTGAGTGTTACCGGACGTGGCACCTTTGACCCAGATCTCGTTTCTGGACCGTGAAAAGTACACGCCGACCTGCTTCTCGATGGAAAGCTTAATAGATTCCGTAGAGGAGTATACGAGTCCAAGCGCCCTGCTGTACTGGTCGACGACCAACGTGGTGTACAGTTCGTCCTTTCTATCCGTTCTGATGTTCGCCAAGAGGGCCTCCGTGAAGGAATCCACGGTGATGTCGTCGACGGACTGGACGGAGCTGGGCACTTCGGCCAAACGTTCCTTGGGGACTGCGTCACCGAGAGCACAATTGGTGTAGACAGTGTTCACCCCATTGTTCAACAGCTGTACAAAATCATCCTCGGAGAACTGCTCGGGACTGGTCACCAGCAGCGAAACGGTTGCGATTTTCGAGCAAGTGGACTGaacaaacttcaaaacgtcAGTGACGTTGCTCAATTGACCTGCGTCGACGACCGCCTCGGGTGCCAACGTCAAAAATGGCTTACTCGCGATCACCTCTTGGTAACCGTTGCCGTATAAAGGAAGCACAGGGAAGCCCATTTCAGGAGTGTCGATCTGTGTGCGTGCGATGCCTGTAACTGAAGTGCTGTGAATAATTATACAAGTGaactcaattgcaaatATGGAAGAGACCAGacgttatatatatgtatgtgttTGGGTGTGTAGCCCTCTTCCCCTTCCGGTTGAGGGGTGTGAGGGACGTGCGCGACGCGCGGTATGAGTCAACCCTCGAGTGGACGCTAATCCGTCTGCGTCGCCGAGATCCACGTGATGCTGGAAGCTGTCAGATTACGGCAGCGACGGAAATTAATGATGTGATTACCTGCGGAATTGTTGCACTGGGCAGAGTCAGAAGTCGGAACCAGAGTGGTTCAGTACTGTGCTGGTGCGGGCTCGCTGGCCGCGTCGGCTGCGCCGTTGTCCTCGTACTGGAACGGACAGTCGATGCTCTCGTGGCCGGTCTTCTCACAGAGGACACACCAGAGCTTCCTGCCCGCGGCGGCGTCGACCCGTGTAGGTGGCTCGTACACTGGCAGCGTGCTGGGGGCGCCGCCACCTGTCCCTGCCCGCGTCTCGAGCTCAGTGACGCGGCGGTGTGCTTCCGCGAGCTGCTGCTTCAAGGTTGCGATTTCCTCGCTGCTGTCTTTGCTTGGCGTTGCTGCGCTCAGCAGTTCTTTGTTCAGCGCTTGGTACTCTTTTGAGAGCGATTCGTTGTGCATCTTTAACTGGTCGCGCTCCTTGTCCCATTTGATCCGGGCGTGCTCCATGTCCGTTTTGTAGTGCGTGAGAAACTCTACCTCTCTTTGCAGAGCCGCAACGTCTGCTCCACCggattgttgttgttgctgttgctgctctgTGCGCTTCGCGctctccttcaattcttcatGGAGCTGGCTGACCACCTCGGTCAGTTGCTTGTTCTCCACCTCGTAGTACTGCAACTGTTTCTTAAAATCGCTCGCTTGCTCCGCCAACTTACCGGTCAATTCTACCTTCTGCGCCTCGAGCAACCGGAGCTGTCTCTCGTACTCGTCTATCGCAGGCTGGATCTCCTCTAGTACTTGCCGCTGCTCGTTCAGCAGCCGTTCGTACTCCGCCAACCTTCTTCCTTGTTCATCCGTCGTGTGTTGTGTAGTGGCCCCGACTGCCACTGGTGTGCGTTCCATGTCTATATCAGTATCGCCCCGGTATGGTGTGCCCAAGGACTTTATCGGTGTTGGCGTTCGAGCAGCATTGTCATCACTATCAATCTTCGCCAAGCCATTGCTCACTTGTCGTCTGATGACAGTCGACCCAGTACTGTCCATACTACTGGACCGATAATTCAACGATGCTTGTGGCTGTGGCTGTGGCTGTGGTGGTAGAGTGCCTCTTCTCGAACTGTTCCTCGAGGTTGCCCTCTCTATCAAAGAGGCGACTTTCGCAAGCTGAATGAACAGCCCACTGTGCGGGTACTCTGTCTCAAAGTACCGCTTTCCATTGAACGTCCCGTCGTTCTTGCCGATGTTGGCCAGCAGATCAACACCCGCGTAGTAGCCCGGCTTGTTGTCCACCACGCCAACGTACTTCAATTGGCCGCGCCCAACGTTCGGTATCTGTATGAAACAGCCCGTCTTGCTCTCGTACCGTTGAAGGTCCATGACTGTCGGGTAGGTTTGGGGTCAAATGGGGACGCACACAACCGGATCTGGCCCTCCTGGAGGGGTGGCATGGGGTCCACTGACACTATTAGGCGTATTGTATACAAAATCACTGAAAAATTGCGTATCACTGCAGAGTGGACTCGCGATGAGCACTGAGTCGCAGGATGCAGAGAGGTACAGTTCACGCTGTGAGTGATACGCACGAGGATAGTGTGTATTGGCTATGTGTTATTACCGGGGGAGATCATCCCGCGAGCTCTACGCTCCAAAAGGACTGCCCCTGATCTGATTCCCGTATGACATCCGATTCACCTTCCTGTTGCGCGCAATTGAGTGCTACAAAGACGACAATCCATTATCCCAATGGCAAATAAGCGACTACCCGCAGAGCACTCAACCAACAAGCGGTCCCCACGCGGACAGCCGACCGGCCATCACTACGCCCCCGCCCTCTCCTATTCACGCATCGGTCACGTTATCGCTTCGATTTTTCACTGAGCGCCGCATCTCTTCAAACGCAACTTGCTCTTTGTGATAATGGACTGCTGGAATGGGGGTTACAACTCCGGTCCTAGCCTGTCAGCATCGCTAGAGATAAACTGCTACATGGTCATATAGCACACTGGAATTTGCAAACGATGGAatctttcaagaacaagcaTCCAGGCGTTTATCGATGGTATCTGCTTGCCAAAAAGTCTATCCCTGCGACAGGATTCTGACGCAGCGGATCTTCAAATCTACAGTGAATACCGCTGTTGCGTTCATCTTTATTCTGATTCCGAAAGTGAGGGAACATTTGGGTACCGAACCGGCCATGCTGCCCCTGATCTCGGTGATGGTTCACCCGGGGAGAAGGGTGAGCGGCACCATTCAGGGAGCTATCTACTGTATCACTGGGCTGATATTCGGTCTGGCGTACTCGATATTCGGGAGGTTTCTTGCACAGCAGTGTATTGGTCCCTCTTGGAGGACTGTCAGTGAGGTGAACCAGGTTTTGTACAATTACAAGAGATTTGAGGCAGGTTTGGCGATACTGGCGATGTTTGAGACTTTCATGCTGTTTTTCCACGGGTGGATGAGATCCATGTCGCACCACTACTTTGGGATTGTCTTCCCACTTTTCCTTGTGGTGCATTTCACTTTCTTGGCGCCACTCACATCAACTCCGGGGATCATCGCAAAATCGTTCAGTACCCCGTTCTACATGGGGATAGCCATGTCGCTCTTCTGGAACATTGTATTGTTCCCAGAATTTGGCTCCACGTACCTCGGTAACGCCACTGTAGGGGCGCTCAACGAGATCCATAAGGACCTCAACGATGCGGTCAAGTTTTTCATATCGTTGGACAACACAGCACCACAACTCTACAAGACTCCGCCGGTCACTCTACCgaaattgttgaaataTAAGACCGCGATCACGAAGCAAGTAGCAAACTGCGACCTTGTGCTCCAGGAATGCATCTACGAGATCTCTTATTCGTACGTCTCGCCATACAGCGTCACGGATATTCTGAAAGTCTACAAAGACATGTCCATATTCATCAATGGTATCGTGAATGCATGCCAATTGCAATTTATTCTACTGGGGAGAACAGACACATACTCCAGCGAGGACGTCGAGTTTTactccaagaaggagataTCGTTCGCCAACGCGGACAAGCTGTTGTACGTCCTGGATCATATCCGCCTACCTATCTTCAACCTGCATAGACAGATGAGCAAGTGCCTCTACGAAGTGTCTGCTCTTATCGCGTACTCATACGATGTCgacttgaaaaaagtttACCATGACCCAGATCTCTCAGAAGATTTTTGCCCAAGATTGTTGGATAAGAACAGTCTTCAAGCATTGGATCTCAATGCTTCGGTCGCCAGACTTCAAGAGTTGTTGGAGGAGTTCGACTCCTTTTTTAAACAAGAACTGCTAGACAGTTCGAGAGACTTGCTGACCCCTAACGATGAGATGTTTTTGCTGTCGTCGTTTTTGAtgaatttcaaagaggtcACTAATGAAGCGGTCCGTTTAAATAGCACCATAAAGGATATCTTCCAGTACAGGCTGGATCGAGAGAAGAAGGGCTGGAtgagaggaaaaaaactaTGGTTTACTTTTCTCAAGAATTTCCAATCATTGAAGAGGTGGTACGTGGGTAACGCCACGAACGTTACTGAAAATGATTCGTTGAAGGGTGTCCTGCACATGGAAGGTGTAACGGAACTGGTGGCCCGCAGACCAACATACGCGGAAAACGAACTACTGATGCAGAAAACTACCACACAAAGAACAAGCATCTCCACGAACCAAAGCCTGTTGCCGACTAGCAACGTTGAGCAGGTAACTAGGAGAAAATTCATTAACATTAGAACATCAGTGCTAGATTTCATGATTTGGTGTGACAATTTCTACAAAAGATCCAGGGACCACTTCCGGTTTGGATTCCAAGTCGCTTTAGCCTTGATGCTTGCCTCGTTTCCTATGTTTGTTCCATCTATACGGCATTGGTACATCGACTATCGGGGTGCATGGATTGGTTTCGTGTGCATCCTATGTCTGGAGCCCTCGGTAGGTGGCACCTTCTGGGTGTTTTTCCTAAGAGCAGTTGGGGTGGTCACCGGCGCTGTATGGGGGCTTGTGTCGTACTATGCGGGGACGCATCAGAAGGATCCGTACTTGGAGGTTGTCATCACCTTGTTTGGTGCAGTTCCTGGGTTTTACTTCCTACTGGGTACACCGTACGTCAAAGCTGCCATTATTCAAATCATCAGTATTTATATTGTGATGGCTGCAGCTATCATTCCCTCGTCAGTACCCGGAGGGATTGTGGTTAACTTCGCCAAAAGATGTCTTGCAGTAGCATATGGAGGTGGTGCAGCACTTCTTGTACAAGTGTTTGTGTTTCCTATCAAGGCAAGGGATCAGCTCAATGAGGAAGTTGCATTTGTTTGCGGGTGTATTTCAGAACTAGAGTTGATATACGCAACTAATCTAGAGGGCGAACCGTTTCAGTTGAGCATGGGTGATAAGAAATACGAGAGGATGGTTAAGATTTCGAACTCAGCAAAGGCTGCTCTAAGCCGTGCTGAAGCCTTCAACAAACTGACCAGGCAGGAACCAAGGTTACGGGGGAGCTTTACCGAACTGGAAAAGATCTTCACCCAAATTATCTTCATCCAACGCCAGATTGTTGAGAGGATGGATACTGTGGCTCTTATTCGAAAGCAGTATGGGAGCGCAGTCATCGAAGAGTTGAATAGTACTGTGTATCCTTACCGGAGGCAGATGGTCGGCAATTTCACATCTTTGATGAGAGCGCTACAAGAGGCTTTCACGACAAGAAGTCCATTGCCTCAGTTCCTGCCTAGCACAAGAGTATCTCACCGAAGACTGATCAATAAAGTTCGGCAAATTCTGGAGGTGAGGACGAAAGTTGGTGTGCCGAGGAGGGAAAAAATCATTAAGGATCTATCTCCACTAGACGTTGAAACCGAagatgaggaggaagaggaggcGTTGTCCTTCAGTAATCTAAAGGGGACCAAAATGACAAGATCCTCGTCGAACGGAGAGACTTTACCAAACGAGCAAGATTTTctcttgaaggaaaagtATTTGTCATGGAACGCTTCGAGTGCCGCTATGGAGGAGATTATCGAGTATATGGAGGAGTTGCTGTATTTAACGAAGTTGGTCGTAGGCGTCAATGAGTTCAAATACGGATTTTTATCGCGTCCGTTGTATGAGGATTGGGCTGCAGAGGCGATCAGGGGATTTGATGAGTTTATTAAAGGCAAGCTTGCAAGTACTGAAAGTACGTCAAGTGGAAGTAATTCTTCCAACCAGCAGGATGCTGCAAGTGCCCCTCCCTCAGTTAGCCCTCAACAACCGTCTCTGTTATCTGGTACCGAGGAGGAGAGCATTCGGAGTGGtatatcttcaacaatCGAAGAAAAACCTGTGCCCTTGAATGCAGGTAACTTGA
This sequence is a window from Huiozyma naganishii CBS 8797 chromosome 3, complete genome. Protein-coding genes within it:
- the SDH7 gene encoding Sdh7p (similar to Saccharomyces cerevisiae ACN9 (YDR511W); ancestral locus Anc_1.44); protein product: MLKRTGLETFKRGLASHGETLLPPLLLYRRLLRAHRRYLPEVQRSVGDTYVKSEFHLHQNIDNPLHIVGFLTSWQDYLHMITNGKWQEGTMSQQQLEKMSSDQVVQLYELMKESERVLKTTKADEDAGPTKS
- the RRP7 gene encoding Rrp7p (similar to Saccharomyces cerevisiae RRP7 (YCL031C); ancestral locus Anc_1.43), with amino-acid sequence MSVSSMKNGFLVVPFRLPPHGKLDSEAFHYMFIKKHESKVASELNCLFLVNIPLLTSVDSLKRVMGSICSKYDTVSHIEDLLYNDEFGLNEVDLSALTSDLLSTGNLDEKRFTPRNTALLKFVDQSSVNNCFNALKKYSNVKKEQERINWEYNSPSVDTFLNFYKPINLEYLKEEVYSHLALFEAREQEAQENAQTSIVDEDGFTLVVGKNTKNLNSIRKKILNSNPLSKHENKIRALTMVDKKAKQDFYRFQVRERKKQEINQLLNKFKDDQERIKVMKAKKKFNPYKNSL
- the HIS4 gene encoding trifunctional histidinol dehydrogenase/phosphoribosyl-AMP cyclohydrolase/phosphoribosyl-ATP diphosphatase (similar to Saccharomyces cerevisiae HIS4 (YCL030C); ancestral locus Anc_1.45), which produces MGFPVLPLYGNGYQEVIASKPFLTLAPEAVVDAGQLSNVTDVLKFVQSTCSKIATVSLLVTSPEQFSEDDFVQLLNNGVNTVYTNCALGDAVPKERLAEVPSSVQSVDDITVDSFTEALLANIRTDRKDELYTTLVVDQYSRALGLVYSSTESIKLSIEKQVGVYFSRSRNEIWVKGATSGNTQQLLSIEIDCDGDALKFVVQQAGDGFCHLGTQSCFGKSKHGLYELEALLADRKINAVEGSYTRRLFNDEELLNAKIKEEAEELTESDSRENLAWEAADLFYFALTKLVANGVSLSEVENNLNLKNLKVTRRKGDAKPKFLPSKPETKTDDSSAPIHLKVIQGSDVAAVQEAVTRPIQKTTEIMHLVNPIIDNIKSKGDKALIEYTEKFDGVRLSTPVMNAPFPPESYQDLSEEMMEALDLSIENVRKFHAAQLQTEPLVVETQPGVTCSRFPRPIEKVGLYIPGGTAVLPSTALMLGVPAQVAECKEIVFATPPRKSDGKVSPEVVYVAQKVGASKIVLAGGAQAVAAMAYGTESVPKVDKILGPGNQFVTAAKMYVQNDTQALCSIDMPAGPSEVLVVADEDADADFVASDLLSQAEHGVDSQVILVGVNLSDAKIDEIQRAVHEQALALPRVEIVRKCISHSTIIKCDSYEEAFDMSNQYAPEHLILQIQNPDKYVGLVDNAGSVFVGSYTPESCGDYSSGTNHTLPTYGYARQYSGCNTSTFQKFITSQNVTPQGLENIGKAVMCVAKVEGLDGHRNAVKIRMSKLGLLPEGFQ
- the BIK1 gene encoding Bik1p (similar to Saccharomyces cerevisiae BIK1 (YCL029C); ancestral locus Anc_1.46) yields the protein MDLQRYESKTGCFIQIPNVGRGQLKYVGVVDNKPGYYAGVDLLANIGKNDGTFNGKRYFETEYPHSGLFIQLAKVASLIERATSRNSSRRGTLPPQPQPQPQASLNYRSSSMDSTGSTVIRRQVSNGLAKIDSDDNAARTPTPIKSLGTPYRGDTDIDMERTPVAVGATTQHTTDEQGRRLAEYERLLNEQRQVLEEIQPAIDEYERQLRLLEAQKVELTGKLAEQASDFKKQLQYYEVENKQLTEVVSQLHEELKESAKRTEQQQQQQQSGGADVAALQREVEFLTHYKTDMEHARIKWDKERDQLKMHNESLSKEYQALNKELLSAATPSKDSSEEIATLKQQLAEAHRRVTELETRAGTGGGAPSTLPVYEPPTRVDAAAGRKLWCVLCEKTGHESIDCPFQYEDNGAADAASEPAPAQY
- the KNAG0C00530 gene encoding uncharacterized protein (similar to Saccharomyces cerevisiae YGL140C; ancestral locus Anc_1.90), producing MVSACQKVYPCDRILTQRIFKSTVNTAVAFIFILIPKVREHLGTEPAMLPLISVMVHPGRRVSGTIQGAIYCITGLIFGLAYSIFGRFLAQQCIGPSWRTVSEVNQVLYNYKRFEAGLAILAMFETFMLFFHGWMRSMSHHYFGIVFPLFLVVHFTFLAPLTSTPGIIAKSFSTPFYMGIAMSLFWNIVLFPEFGSTYLGNATVGALNEIHKDLNDAVKFFISLDNTAPQLYKTPPVTLPKLLKYKTAITKQVANCDLVLQECIYEISYSYVSPYSVTDILKVYKDMSIFINGIVNACQLQFILLGRTDTYSSEDVEFYSKKEISFANADKLLYVLDHIRLPIFNLHRQMSKCLYEVSALIAYSYDVDLKKVYHDPDLSEDFCPRLLDKNSLQALDLNASVARLQELLEEFDSFFKQELLDSSRDLLTPNDEMFLLSSFLMNFKEVTNEAVRLNSTIKDIFQYRLDREKKGWMRGKKLWFTFLKNFQSLKRWYVGNATNVTENDSLKGVLHMEGVTELVARRPTYAENELLMQKTTTQRTSISTNQSLLPTSNVEQVTRRKFINIRTSVLDFMIWCDNFYKRSRDHFRFGFQVALALMLASFPMFVPSIRHWYIDYRGAWIGFVCILCLEPSVGGTFWVFFLRAVGVVTGAVWGLVSYYAGTHQKDPYLEVVITLFGAVPGFYFLLGTPYVKAAIIQIISIYIVMAAAIIPSSVPGGIVVNFAKRCLAVAYGGGAALLVQVFVFPIKARDQLNEEVAFVCGCISELELIYATNLEGEPFQLSMGDKKYERMVKISNSAKAALSRAEAFNKLTRQEPRLRGSFTELEKIFTQIIFIQRQIVERMDTVALIRKQYGSAVIEELNSTVYPYRRQMVGNFTSLMRALQEAFTTRSPLPQFLPSTRVSHRRLINKVRQILEVRTKVGVPRREKIIKDLSPLDVETEDEEEEEALSFSNLKGTKMTRSSSNGETLPNEQDFLLKEKYLSWNASSAAMEEIIEYMEELLYLTKLVVGVNEFKYGFLSRPLYEDWAAEAIRGFDEFIKGKLASTESTSSGSNSSNQQDAASAPPSVSPQQPSLLSGTEEESIRSGISSTIEEKPVPLNAGNLNKEDGNFISRRQSLNLARIASSRKGEQLPKNFRDRTYSIGGRTGLEFSKTNPLNRTKTLGDADSEYAESGDTSDSDEELPLALRRVVNRMTKKGN
- the STE50 gene encoding Ste50p (similar to Saccharomyces cerevisiae STE50 (YCL032W); ancestral locus Anc_1.42); this encodes MSHSRQSSSEIGRTLTAADAVDENNIVSGAGANCKTPFINDGDWKEWSVENVVSWCQTSLNLPDDDVLCRQLAENEITGDLLPELCLDDCKELCTGDNGAVPAVEGTVQKAIRFKLMINKLVNENGTQKDELQEQQENMAISLRNLYSTVSTKLQEYQTQYTSLRMDLLELFKNSNNAATEPATSRNGSRSGITSSAHITSASQSPTRTARPPNVNTHSAQQAQFPPHSQLSHSHSHTGHIANSAMSSQGGGPPRKDSAALAHTGGTAGITSEPLKQLRASKEDSCERILKNAMKRHNLNDHDWRQYVLVLGYGDQERIIEMHEKPVVMFKNLKQQGLHPAIMLRRRGDFEEMASGNSSNGSNNNTPGGRL